The window CCGCAAACCGCCTTAATTGCCACTGCTGACTACGGGCTACAGCGCTACAGTGCTCAGTCAGCGCTCAACTACGACGATTTGCGGCTGCGGGTGGGGGTGCGCCAGGGGTTAACCCCCCGCAGCTATGGGCAGCTGGTCTTCACTTACCAAGAGCTGTATCGGCCTGGCGGCAACCGGGGAAGATTTTTCAAAAATACGGCTCTGGGCCTCACCTTAGGTCGCCGCGACCCCATTACGCCAAAGCTAGCCCTCGACACCTACTATCTGGTTCAGTTCAACGGTGCCCAGTCCACCAGCGGCGGCACCGCCACCGACTTTAGCCGCTTCTTCCAGTCGGCCGGAGGCTACCTGGGCTACGACATCACTCCTCGGCTACAGGCGGGTCTCAGCTACCAGCTCAACCTCATTGACTACACCGCCCAAGACCGTTACGACACTTTTCAGCAGGTGCTGGGGCAGGTGGTTTACCGCATTACCCCCGGCCTACGTTTTAACGTCTACGGCGGCGTTAGCTTTGGCCGCTCCTCCGAGCCCCGGGTGCGGTTCAACGACACCTTTTTTGGCGCAGCGATCGATGCCACAATACCCTTGTTCTAGTCAGAGGTTGTTGAGTTCGGCGATACCCCCGTGCTGGCTGTCAGCAGTGCCATGGCAAGGTCTGGGACACCAGAGACTGCAACTAAGTTTCCTAATGGGGGCCATGCAGAGTCTGGAGGTGTTGCCGATTCATTCCTTGATTCAGTAACACCTCATGGATTTAGGGCGCGAAAGGCTGGTCAATGAAGCGATTGACGCAATTGTGATTTAGCTCTTATAGAACCACTATCGACCTGGGTGGGCAGAAGGCTAGTCGTTGATTTCGGCTAGCTCGATTACCTGGTTGTCGTAGTCTTTGACCAGAAAGTTAAGGGGCTTTTCATTGCGAATTTTGTGCTGCACGCCGCCTAGCTGCACGCGCATCAAAATGTACTCCAGACAGTTGTGGTCAAAGCAGACGTGACGCTGCTGATTACGGTGGCCTAGGCTAGCACCACCCACCACGTGAAGCTGAGTATTTTTGCGCAGCTGATACCACAGCCCTTCGGGGCTGTTCATCACGTTCTGGCTAGCCAGGCTAGTGGCACCGCCCAAATACATGGGGTCAAGGCCAGCAGTGCCCAGGGTCTGCTCATAGTTGTAGTAGTAGTGCAGGGGCACCTCGGCGGCGGGCAGGTTGAGCATGCCTTCATAAAACCGACGGGCTACTTCCAGGTCAGACACCATCACCGTGTAAACCTTGGGGGCACCCTTCAGAAACATCCACATGGCCCCGGCGTAGGCCACTAGCAGCAAGACCATGATCCCCTGGGTCGACATGATGCTGTCGAGGGGCAGCCCCAGCAGGGAAGCCAGGCGGAGGTTTAGGGAGCAGTCAAGCAGCATAGGCCCACTCACAGGGTAACGACAAGGGCGGTTGTGGCACTCGCCCCAATACTAATGGCTCGTAACCAGTGTATCAATTCTGCCATCAACTCCCCAGTCGTGAGGTACTTGCTGAGGGGGTGGCGGTATCATGAGTCCAGGCTTGGAAAAATCTGTGAGTTTCACAAAAAATACGTCGCCAAAATCCCCATGGTAGGTATATTAAAGGCTGATTTAACCCGCAGCCTGGGTCAGTAGCGATCGCAGATCTGGGGGTGGCTTTGGTCAACGTTCTCCACGGCTCAACCTATGTCTAGCCCAGCGCCTATTCCTAATTTTCCTGAGTGTGACCACAGGCTGGTGCAGTCGCTGCACCATTTGAGCGATCGCGAACTAGTGCAGCTATTCCAGCGCCACGGCGATGCGGGGCGTTACTTTACAGCGATTTTTTGTCGCTATAGCCCGATGGTCTATAGCCTAATTCGCCATTCGGC is drawn from Leptolyngbya subtilissima AS-A7 and contains these coding sequences:
- a CDS encoding glyoxalase-like domain protein, translated to MLLDCSLNLRLASLLGLPLDSIMSTQGIMVLLLVAYAGAMWMFLKGAPKVYTVMVSDLEVARRFYEGMLNLPAAEVPLHYYYNYEQTLGTAGLDPMYLGGATSLASQNVMNSPEGLWYQLRKNTQLHVVGGASLGHRNQQRHVCFDHNCLEYILMRVQLGGVQHKIRNEKPLNFLVKDYDNQVIELAEIND